Proteins encoded by one window of Roseibium sp. Sym1:
- a CDS encoding ABC transporter substrate-binding protein yields the protein MKKQLLSLVFAAGLLASQPVQAADKLTLLLDWFINPDHAPLVTAQTKGFFAAEGLEVEIIEPADPAMPPKLVAAGRGDIAVSYQPTLHAQIEEDLPLKWIGTLVETPLNSLIVLKDGPIKELADLKGKTIGFSVSGFEDAMLGQMLRSVGLTMDDVELVNVNFALSGSLLSGQVDAVIGAYRNFELTQIEIEGKAGKAFFPEENGVPVFDELIYVVNKDKTDDPRFRKFLAAVEAATIYLTNHPEEAWNAFIEAYPHLNDELNKRAWTDTLPRFAKRPATLDEGRYQRFAEFMADAGLIGTVPPVESFAEEIR from the coding sequence ATGAAAAAACAACTCCTGTCTCTTGTCTTCGCCGCCGGCCTTCTGGCGTCTCAGCCGGTCCAGGCCGCGGACAAGCTGACCCTGCTGCTTGACTGGTTCATCAATCCCGATCACGCGCCGCTGGTTACGGCCCAGACCAAGGGGTTCTTCGCGGCCGAGGGCCTTGAGGTGGAAATCATCGAGCCGGCGGATCCGGCCATGCCGCCGAAGCTGGTGGCGGCAGGACGGGGCGATATTGCGGTCTCCTATCAGCCGACGCTGCATGCCCAGATCGAGGAAGACCTGCCGCTGAAATGGATCGGTACGCTGGTCGAAACGCCGCTCAACTCGCTGATTGTTCTCAAGGACGGCCCCATAAAGGAATTGGCGGACCTGAAGGGCAAGACGATCGGCTTCTCCGTCTCCGGTTTCGAGGACGCCATGCTCGGCCAGATGCTGCGTTCGGTGGGTCTGACCATGGACGATGTCGAGCTGGTGAATGTCAATTTTGCCTTGTCCGGTTCGTTGCTGTCCGGCCAGGTGGATGCGGTGATCGGCGCCTATCGCAATTTCGAGCTGACCCAGATCGAGATCGAAGGCAAGGCCGGCAAGGCGTTCTTCCCGGAAGAAAATGGGGTGCCGGTCTTCGACGAGCTGATCTACGTGGTCAACAAGGATAAGACGGACGATCCGAGGTTCAGGAAGTTCCTGGCCGCCGTCGAGGCGGCGACGATCTACCTGACCAACCATCCCGAGGAAGCCTGGAACGCCTTCATCGAGGCTTATCCGCATCTCAATGACGAGCTCAACAAGCGCGCCTGGACCGACACGCTGCCACGGTTTGCCAAGCGTCCGGCCACTCTGGATGAGGGCCGCTATCAGCGGTTTGCGGAATTCATGGCCGATGCCGGCCTGATCGGCACGGTGCCGCCGGTCGAAAGTTTTGCGGAAGAGATCCGCTGA
- a CDS encoding CHASE2 domain-containing protein — translation MRRIVKTLFSRRIQVAMVACLVLGVMTGLRAAEPDFLTNLRELTFDYYQRYTPRPHQPAPIRIVDIDEASIAEIGQWPWPRTRLAELVRTLTDLGAAAIVFDMVFSEPDRTSPSQLITALDPGAPPELKRLLQGLPDNDRHFADAIASAPVVLGFAVTPDPTDGLPLKLAGTSFAGEDPVNFLAPFSHAVTNLERFQEKASGIGSFNVSADDKEGIVRRIPLIVSDGNEIYPSLVTEALRVAQGEKGIVIRATGSSNESATGAAAVTAIKIGALRPPTTAKGELWLYYNADDRHPERYVSARRLFDPEQLEGLLPAIEGQIVFVGTSAVGLRDIRATPLGEQVPGVSIHAQAAEQIISGQFLSRPDWTFGLEVLATFAAGAILILALPVIGSIGTAVLGAALVGGLVGGSVYLFRVDGLLIDPVYPSLSAVLVFTASTALLYFLSDREKRFVRQAFSQYLSPELVTQLEKAPEQLALGGEIRPMTILFMDIRGFTPISEQLTPEELVSFLNTLLSPLSDAIQAEGGTIDKYIGDSIMAFWNAPLPVPDHAEKACRASLAMLKLVDRLNEEDAFGFKARNLKTQTVQIGIGLNSGEACVGNMGSARRFNYSVIGDAVNVASRIESSCKAVGANLLVSEETRAAAPDFAYLEAGEIPLKGKSEPIKLFALMGDGTLRQSAAFETLSACHEQLLDALREKDTVAAARALAEAKALAPAMTPFYDRFDDHLSALSSAADSAA, via the coding sequence ATGCGCCGCATTGTCAAAACACTGTTCTCGAGGCGCATACAGGTGGCAATGGTTGCCTGCCTCGTTCTCGGCGTCATGACCGGTTTGCGCGCCGCCGAGCCGGATTTCCTGACCAACCTGCGCGAACTCACCTTCGACTATTACCAGCGCTACACGCCGCGGCCGCACCAGCCGGCACCCATCCGTATCGTCGACATCGACGAGGCCTCCATAGCCGAAATAGGGCAATGGCCGTGGCCACGCACCCGCCTTGCGGAACTGGTGCGGACCCTGACCGACCTGGGCGCTGCGGCCATCGTTTTCGACATGGTGTTCTCCGAACCAGACCGAACCTCGCCGAGCCAGTTGATCACGGCTCTGGACCCGGGCGCACCGCCCGAATTGAAAAGGCTGCTGCAAGGGCTTCCCGACAACGACCGGCATTTCGCGGACGCCATTGCGAGCGCCCCCGTCGTGCTCGGTTTTGCCGTGACACCCGATCCAACGGACGGCCTGCCGCTGAAGCTGGCCGGCACATCCTTCGCGGGAGAAGACCCCGTCAACTTTCTTGCGCCCTTTTCCCACGCGGTCACGAACCTGGAACGGTTTCAGGAAAAGGCAAGCGGCATCGGCTCGTTCAATGTCTCCGCCGACGACAAGGAAGGCATTGTCCGCCGTATCCCCCTCATCGTCAGCGACGGCAACGAAATCTATCCAAGCCTTGTCACGGAGGCGCTGAGGGTGGCCCAGGGAGAGAAGGGCATCGTGATCCGCGCGACCGGTTCGAGCAACGAGAGCGCGACCGGAGCGGCAGCGGTTACCGCCATCAAGATCGGAGCTTTGCGCCCGCCGACTACGGCAAAGGGGGAACTCTGGCTCTATTACAATGCCGATGACAGGCATCCCGAACGGTACGTCTCCGCCCGGCGCCTTTTCGACCCGGAACAGCTCGAAGGACTTCTCCCTGCGATTGAAGGACAGATCGTTTTTGTCGGCACGTCGGCGGTCGGATTGCGGGACATCCGGGCGACCCCGCTGGGAGAGCAGGTTCCCGGGGTGTCCATTCACGCCCAGGCGGCGGAACAGATCATTTCGGGCCAGTTCCTGTCGCGCCCGGACTGGACGTTCGGCCTGGAAGTCCTGGCAACCTTCGCCGCCGGTGCAATCCTGATCCTGGCGCTGCCCGTTATCGGCAGCATCGGCACCGCCGTGCTGGGGGCGGCGCTTGTCGGCGGCCTCGTTGGCGGCTCTGTCTACCTCTTCCGGGTCGACGGCCTTCTGATCGATCCTGTCTACCCCAGCCTCTCGGCCGTGCTTGTCTTTACTGCGTCGACCGCCCTGCTCTATTTCCTGAGCGACCGGGAAAAGCGCTTCGTCAGACAGGCCTTCAGCCAGTATCTGTCGCCGGAACTGGTCACGCAGCTGGAAAAGGCCCCGGAGCAGCTTGCCCTCGGCGGCGAAATCAGGCCGATGACCATCCTGTTCATGGACATTCGCGGCTTCACACCGATCTCCGAACAGCTCACACCCGAGGAACTCGTCAGTTTCCTGAACACGCTGCTGTCACCGCTTTCCGACGCCATCCAGGCCGAAGGCGGCACCATCGACAAATATATCGGCGACAGCATCATGGCCTTCTGGAACGCGCCCCTGCCGGTGCCCGATCACGCTGAAAAGGCCTGCCGCGCCAGCCTGGCCATGCTGAAGCTCGTCGACAGGCTCAATGAAGAGGATGCCTTCGGGTTCAAGGCCCGGAACCTGAAAACGCAAACCGTGCAGATCGGGATCGGCCTCAACAGCGGCGAGGCCTGCGTCGGCAACATGGGGTCCGCGCGCCGCTTCAACTATTCCGTCATCGGCGACGCCGTGAATGTGGCCTCGCGCATCGAATCGAGCTGCAAGGCCGTAGGTGCGAACCTGTTGGTATCCGAAGAGACACGGGCCGCGGCACCGGACTTTGCCTATCTGGAAGCCGGGGAAATTCCCCTGAAGGGCAAAAGCGAACCCATCAAGCTGTTCGCGCTTATGGGTGACGGGACCCTCAGGCAGTCAGCCGCCTTTGAAACCCTGTCAGCCTGCCATGAGCAACTGCTTGACGCGCTCCGGGAGAAAGACACCGTTGCGGCCGCCAGAGCGCTTGCCGAGGCAAAGGCTCTGGCACCTGCCATGACACCCTTTTACGACCGGTTCGATGACCACCTCTCGGCGCTGTCATCCGCCGCCGACAGCGCCGCCTGA
- the rpoH gene encoding RNA polymerase sigma factor RpoH — MAQNVPTLTAGEGGLSRYLDEIRKFPMLQPQEEYMLAKRYKEHEDPEAAERLVNSHLRLVAKIAMGYRGYGLPIGEVVSEGNVGLMQAVKRFEPDKGFRLATYAMWWIKAAIQEYILRSWSLVKMGTTANQKRLFFNLRRLKGKIQALDEGDLKPHQVSEIATRLGVSEDEVISMNRRLGGDASLNAPVRAEADAGEWQDWLVDESDSQETMLAKQEELDMRRKMLSEAMDVLNERERRIFEARRLSEDPMTLEDLSGEFGVSRERVRQIEVRAFEKVQKAVRNSARSLDQQPAS, encoded by the coding sequence ATGGCCCAGAACGTACCGACGCTCACAGCCGGGGAAGGCGGCCTCAGCCGCTATCTCGATGAGATTCGCAAGTTCCCGATGCTGCAGCCGCAGGAAGAATACATGCTCGCCAAGCGCTACAAGGAGCATGAGGACCCTGAGGCTGCCGAAAGGCTGGTGAACTCGCACCTGCGCCTCGTCGCCAAGATTGCCATGGGGTACCGCGGCTACGGCCTGCCGATCGGGGAAGTCGTCTCCGAAGGCAATGTCGGCCTGATGCAGGCGGTCAAGCGCTTTGAGCCGGACAAGGGTTTCCGGCTCGCGACCTATGCCATGTGGTGGATCAAGGCCGCCATCCAGGAATATATCCTGCGCTCCTGGTCGCTGGTCAAGATGGGCACCACCGCCAACCAGAAACGCCTGTTCTTCAACCTGCGGCGCCTCAAGGGCAAGATCCAGGCCCTTGACGAGGGCGATCTGAAGCCGCACCAGGTGTCGGAAATCGCGACCCGTCTCGGTGTCAGCGAGGACGAGGTCATCTCCATGAACCGGCGCCTCGGCGGCGATGCCAGCCTGAACGCGCCGGTCCGCGCGGAGGCGGACGCGGGCGAATGGCAGGACTGGCTGGTCGACGAGAGCGACAGCCAGGAGACCATGCTTGCCAAGCAGGAAGAGCTGGACATGCGCCGCAAGATGCTGAGCGAGGCCATGGATGTCCTGAACGAACGTGAACGGCGCATCTTCGAAGCGCGCCGCCTCTCCGAGGATCCCATGACGCTGGAAGATCTTTCGGGCGAGTTCGGTGTCAGCCGCGAGCGCGTCCGCCAGATCGAGGTCCGCGCGTTCGAGAAGGTCCAGAAGGCCGTGCGCAACAGCGCGCGCTCGCTGGACCAGCAGCCGGCGAGCTAG
- a CDS encoding RluA family pseudouridine synthase, whose protein sequence is MTENSLEDPAGLDQDFSLTVDAADAGKRLDAVLASHLDALSRNRIQSLIKSGDVTVGGAKIVEPKYRVNEGDALILTLPEPEDPDPRGEDIPISVVYEDDHLIVIDKPAGLVVHPGAGNWTGTLVNALIHHCGDSLSGIGGVKRPGIVHRIDKDTSGLLVVAKTDQAHKGLAAQFADHGKTGPLERAYAALVWGAPSGLKGTINANLARSQANRQKIAVVKTSGRHAVTHWQVKERFGNADQPALASLMECRLETGRTHQIRVHMAHIGHPLIGDDDYGSGFKTKANRLEDPLKSLIQGFGRQALHAGLLAFEHPANGKTLRFESPYPADFAKLLSALQKF, encoded by the coding sequence ATGACAGAAAATTCCCTCGAAGATCCGGCCGGACTGGACCAGGATTTCAGTTTGACAGTTGATGCAGCCGATGCCGGGAAACGGCTGGATGCGGTGCTGGCGTCCCATCTGGACGCCCTGAGCCGCAACCGGATCCAGTCTCTGATCAAGTCCGGAGACGTCACCGTGGGCGGCGCGAAAATAGTGGAGCCGAAATACCGGGTCAATGAAGGTGATGCCCTGATCCTCACTTTACCCGAACCGGAGGACCCGGACCCCAGGGGCGAAGATATCCCAATCTCGGTGGTCTACGAGGACGACCACCTGATCGTGATCGACAAGCCGGCCGGACTGGTGGTGCATCCGGGCGCGGGCAACTGGACCGGCACGCTGGTCAATGCGCTGATCCATCATTGCGGCGACAGCCTGTCCGGCATCGGCGGCGTCAAGCGCCCCGGCATTGTCCATCGCATCGACAAGGACACCTCCGGCCTGCTGGTCGTTGCCAAGACGGACCAGGCCCACAAGGGTCTTGCCGCGCAATTCGCCGACCACGGCAAGACCGGTCCCCTGGAACGGGCATACGCCGCGCTCGTCTGGGGAGCGCCGTCCGGGCTCAAGGGCACGATCAACGCCAATCTGGCCCGGTCCCAGGCCAACCGGCAGAAGATCGCCGTCGTCAAGACCAGCGGCCGCCACGCCGTCACCCACTGGCAGGTCAAGGAACGCTTCGGCAATGCCGATCAGCCGGCCCTCGCCTCCCTGATGGAGTGCCGCCTTGAAACCGGGCGCACCCACCAGATCCGTGTTCACATGGCCCATATCGGCCACCCGCTGATCGGTGACGACGATTACGGGTCGGGTTTCAAGACAAAGGCCAATCGCCTGGAGGACCCGCTGAAGAGCCTCATTCAGGGGTTCGGAAGGCAGGCGCTGCACGCCGGTCTGCTGGCGTTTGAGCACCCGGCAAACGGCAAAACCTTGCGCTTTGAGAGCCCGTACCCGGCCGATTTCGCAAAACTTTTGTCAGCATTACAAAAATTTTAG
- a CDS encoding DUF6476 family protein, with protein sequence MSQPDNRGEGPGEAPLDPEAQRIQAKLKRLLLGSTLVMIAGFVAVFAAILYKINSNKPDPSELPFAATVAVGSEAEVLQATIAEGMLMVLVREGSGTALLRFDQVTGKQVGRTDFVAR encoded by the coding sequence ATGTCACAACCTGATAATCGGGGCGAGGGACCGGGTGAGGCGCCACTTGATCCGGAAGCCCAACGCATCCAGGCGAAGCTGAAGCGCCTGCTGCTCGGCTCGACCCTCGTAATGATCGCGGGCTTTGTCGCTGTCTTTGCAGCAATTCTCTACAAGATCAATAGCAACAAGCCGGATCCCTCCGAACTGCCTTTTGCGGCAACCGTCGCCGTGGGTTCCGAGGCGGAGGTCCTCCAGGCCACAATCGCCGAGGGCATGCTGATGGTGCTGGTGCGGGAGGGCAGCGGGACGGCGTTGCTGCGCTTCGATCAGGTGACAGGCAAGCAGGTCGGCCGAACCGATTTCGTGGCCCGGTAA
- a CDS encoding DeoR/GlpR family DNA-binding transcription regulator, translated as MLIERHNTILELARQLGRVSVDDLAKRFDVSPQTIRKDLNELCERRLLARTHGGALLSSGIENVGYEARRIISSREKADIGEQVAALIPDNASIFINIGTTTEAVAQALLQHRGLMVITNNINVASLMRGYSQIEVVIAGGVLRHSDGGIVGEAAVDFMRQFKVDFAVIGASAIDPDGSLLDYDYREVKVTKTIMDNARHVILAADSTKFERTAPVRVGHLSQVSTFVTDHCPSPAFAKVAEEAEVKLIETGLQEREDIA; from the coding sequence ATGCTGATTGAACGCCATAACACCATTTTGGAGCTGGCCCGGCAACTGGGCCGCGTCAGTGTCGACGATCTGGCAAAACGGTTCGACGTCAGTCCCCAGACGATCCGCAAGGATCTCAACGAGTTGTGCGAACGGCGCCTTCTGGCCCGCACCCACGGAGGCGCCCTGCTGTCCTCCGGCATCGAGAATGTCGGCTATGAGGCCCGCAGGATCATTTCCAGCCGGGAAAAGGCCGACATCGGTGAGCAGGTCGCCGCGCTCATTCCTGACAATGCGTCGATCTTCATAAACATCGGCACCACCACGGAAGCGGTCGCCCAGGCCCTTTTGCAGCATCGTGGCCTGATGGTCATTACCAACAACATCAACGTGGCCAGCCTGATGCGCGGCTATTCCCAGATCGAGGTGGTGATCGCCGGCGGCGTGCTGCGCCACTCGGACGGTGGCATTGTCGGCGAGGCCGCGGTGGATTTCATGCGCCAGTTCAAGGTCGACTTCGCCGTCATCGGCGCTTCCGCGATCGATCCGGACGGATCGCTGCTCGACTACGACTACCGAGAGGTCAAGGTCACCAAGACCATCATGGACAATGCCCGGCATGTCATACTGGCCGCCGACAGCACCAAGTTCGAGCGCACCGCGCCGGTGCGCGTCGGTCATCTGTCCCAGGTCAGCACCTTCGTGACCGACCATTGCCCCTCGCCGGCATTTGCAAAGGTCGCCGAGGAAGCGGAAGTCAAGCTGATCGAGACGGGATTGCAGGAACGCGAGGACATCGCCTGA
- a CDS encoding DUF1134 domain-containing protein, producing the protein MTQRTWRVASQISAAFLVLCLLAVSGPGFAQSSGNEPIPPNATYGEDEILKTGHQFFGSVSGGLASVVEKAFSSYGEPNGYILGEEGSGAFVAGARYGEGHLYTRNAGNHKVFWQGPSIGWDFGADGARVMMLVYQLPSVNAVYQRFAGVNGSAYLVGGVGMTVLLKNEIVLVPVRAGVGARLGLNLGYLKITDKPTWNPF; encoded by the coding sequence ATGACACAAAGAACCTGGCGCGTCGCGTCCCAGATTTCGGCTGCGTTCCTCGTCTTGTGTTTGCTTGCCGTTTCCGGCCCGGGCTTTGCCCAGTCTTCGGGCAACGAACCGATACCGCCGAACGCGACCTACGGTGAAGACGAGATCCTGAAGACAGGCCATCAGTTCTTCGGGTCGGTTTCCGGAGGCCTGGCCTCGGTCGTCGAAAAGGCGTTTTCAAGCTACGGCGAGCCGAACGGCTATATTCTCGGCGAAGAGGGCTCCGGCGCCTTCGTGGCAGGCGCACGCTACGGCGAAGGGCACCTCTACACGCGCAATGCCGGCAATCACAAGGTTTTCTGGCAGGGCCCGTCCATCGGCTGGGACTTCGGCGCGGACGGGGCCCGGGTGATGATGCTGGTCTACCAGCTGCCGTCGGTAAATGCGGTCTATCAGCGTTTCGCCGGTGTCAACGGCTCCGCCTACCTTGTCGGAGGTGTCGGCATGACCGTTCTTCTGAAGAACGAGATCGTGCTCGTACCGGTGCGCGCCGGTGTCGGTGCACGCCTCGGCCTGAACCTGGGTTACCTGAAGATCACGGACAAACCGACCTGGAACCCCTTTTGA
- a CDS encoding YHS domain-containing (seleno)protein, translating to MPDPITGYAIGGHDPVSYFVDGQPRKGDRAHEYKWGGAEWIFVNEGNMAAFARDPDSYAPMFAGCGGYALSEGFATAGNPFIYAVVEGRLVFFHSVVNRFLFVVNGTNLVKAARDNASRVGCVPVR from the coding sequence GTGCCTGACCCGATAACTGGCTACGCCATCGGCGGGCATGATCCGGTGAGCTACTTTGTCGATGGTCAGCCACGCAAGGGCGACCGGGCGCACGAGTACAAGTGGGGCGGCGCGGAATGGATTTTCGTCAACGAAGGCAACATGGCCGCCTTCGCGCGCGATCCCGACTCCTACGCACCCATGTTCGCCGGATGCGGCGGATATGCGCTTTCGGAAGGTTTCGCGACGGCGGGCAATCCCTTTATCTACGCCGTGGTCGAGGGACGGCTGGTATTCTTTCATTCCGTCGTCAACCGGTTCCTGTTCGTCGTGAACGGAACCAATCTGGTGAAGGCCGCCAGGGACAATGCGTCCCGGGTCGGATGCGTGCCCGTCCGATAG
- the chpT gene encoding histidine phosphotransferase ChpT has protein sequence MSALKELSSLDLAALVASRVCHDIISPVGAITNGLEVLDEEGSEDMREFAMDLIRKSARQASAKLQFARLAFGAAGSAGAEIDLGDAQVVASGFMENEKSDLNWQLTRHLMPKNYVKLLLNLILIANQCVPRGGEIKVEMDGEPQSPSFTLHASGLNPRIPLGMKETLSGEEPERVDAHSVQPIYTLLLARESGMVLTIDKQDELVKITALPTD, from the coding sequence ATGTCCGCACTTAAAGAGCTTTCTTCTCTTGACCTTGCCGCTCTGGTCGCCAGCCGTGTCTGTCACGACATCATCTCACCGGTCGGCGCGATCACCAACGGCCTCGAAGTGCTCGACGAAGAGGGCTCGGAGGACATGCGCGAATTCGCGATGGACCTGATCCGCAAGAGCGCGCGGCAGGCTTCGGCGAAACTTCAGTTCGCGCGGCTTGCCTTCGGCGCGGCGGGATCTGCCGGTGCCGAAATCGATCTGGGCGATGCTCAGGTCGTGGCGTCGGGATTTATGGAAAACGAAAAATCCGACCTAAATTGGCAATTGACTCGGCACCTTATGCCGAAGAACTACGTTAAGCTTCTTCTGAATCTCATTCTTATTGCCAATCAGTGTGTGCCGCGCGGCGGTGAAATCAAGGTTGAAATGGACGGCGAACCACAATCGCCCTCCTTCACGCTTCATGCCAGTGGTCTGAACCCCCGAATTCCGCTCGGAATGAAGGAAACCCTGAGTGGAGAGGAGCCGGAGCGGGTGGACGCGCATTCCGTCCAGCCGATTTATACTTTGCTGCTTGCACGCGAGAGTGGCATGGTATTAACAATAGATAAACAAGATGAATTGGTAAAAATTACGGCCCTGCCGACAGACTAA
- a CDS encoding hybrid sensor histidine kinase/response regulator, which translates to MDDLLREFITETNESLDVVDVELVKFEQEPNNATILDNIFRLVHTIKGTCGFLGLPRLEGIAHAAETLMGKFRDGAPVTQEAVSLILISIDQIKDILGELEAAEGEEPEGDDSELIGKLEEMSAKADTAMAGGGAEEEEPVAVEEASAEEAVEAAAEEPAGDSLPEQALERPLRPGEVSLDELERAFQETEIEVEVAEPDPIEPEDAHDEVEESEPEPTPAPAAAAPKAEAKSETKDAKDPEKKKGGGVSNQSIRVAVDTLEHLMTMVSELVLTRNQLLEIVRRHEDSEFKVPLQRLSNVTAELQEGVMATRMQPIGNAWQKLPRIVRDLSQELEKPIELEMIGADTELDRQVLEMIKDPLTHMVRNSADHGLELPEDRRAAGKPEKGTITLAAYHEGGHIIIEVRDDGKGIDVDKVKAKVVERGLATEAEVDKMTDAQIHKFIFAAGFSTAAQVTSVSGRGVGMDVVRNNIELIGGTVDLRSTQNKGSSFIIKIPLTLAIVSTLIVEAGGDRFAIPQLSVVELVRVQTNSEHRIERIKDTPVLRLRNKLLPLVHLSQLLDIYEGENVEEAIDADNGFIVVMQVGSQTFGVVVDGVFHTEEIVVKPMSTMLRNLDMFSGNTILGDGSVIMIIDPNGIASAMASHASSAVAENQEDEQEDLQFKAISGQSSISLLLFRAGAPEPKAVPLSLVTRLEEFEVSKIERSNGRDLVQYRGALMPLVYLNDGDSHKTEGTQPMLVFSDSGRSMGLVVDEIVDIVEDRMNIEVGSERPGILGSAVVKERATEIIDLGYYLPQAFEDWFMRKEMDIEALTKKVLFVDDSSFFRNMLTPVLKAAGYDVTTCNGPQQAFELLENGDKFNAIVSDIEMPEINGFEFCESLRRDPRFRNIPILALSSMVTPASIERGRQAGFDDYVAKFDRPGLIAALKDVFSGEMGAAA; encoded by the coding sequence ATGGACGACCTCCTCAGGGAATTCATTACCGAGACCAATGAAAGTCTCGATGTTGTTGATGTTGAGCTCGTGAAGTTCGAGCAGGAACCGAACAACGCCACCATTCTAGATAACATTTTCCGCCTGGTGCATACGATCAAGGGCACCTGTGGTTTCCTAGGCCTCCCCCGGCTCGAAGGTATTGCCCACGCGGCCGAAACTCTCATGGGCAAGTTCCGCGACGGTGCGCCTGTGACGCAGGAAGCCGTGTCGCTGATCCTGATTTCGATCGACCAGATCAAGGATATTCTGGGTGAGCTGGAAGCGGCCGAAGGCGAGGAGCCCGAAGGCGACGACAGCGAGCTGATCGGCAAGCTGGAAGAAATGTCGGCGAAGGCCGATACCGCCATGGCCGGCGGCGGCGCCGAAGAGGAAGAGCCTGTGGCCGTAGAGGAGGCATCTGCCGAGGAGGCCGTGGAGGCCGCCGCGGAAGAGCCCGCCGGTGACAGTCTTCCCGAGCAGGCGCTTGAACGCCCGCTCCGCCCGGGGGAAGTCTCCCTCGACGAGCTGGAGCGCGCGTTCCAGGAAACCGAGATTGAAGTCGAGGTTGCCGAGCCGGACCCGATCGAGCCGGAAGACGCGCATGACGAGGTCGAAGAGTCCGAACCCGAACCCACACCGGCTCCTGCCGCAGCAGCGCCGAAGGCCGAGGCAAAATCCGAAACCAAGGATGCCAAGGATCCCGAAAAGAAAAAGGGTGGCGGTGTTTCCAACCAGAGCATTCGTGTCGCGGTTGATACGCTTGAACACCTGATGACCATGGTGTCGGAGCTGGTGCTTACCCGCAACCAGCTTCTGGAAATCGTGCGCCGTCACGAAGACAGTGAATTCAAGGTGCCGCTGCAGCGCCTGTCCAACGTGACCGCCGAGTTGCAGGAAGGCGTCATGGCGACGCGCATGCAGCCGATCGGAAACGCCTGGCAGAAGCTGCCGCGCATTGTCCGCGATCTCAGCCAGGAACTCGAAAAACCGATCGAACTGGAAATGATCGGGGCGGATACCGAACTGGACCGCCAGGTTCTTGAAATGATCAAGGACCCGCTCACGCACATGGTCCGGAACTCCGCCGACCATGGCCTTGAGCTTCCGGAAGACCGCCGTGCTGCCGGCAAGCCGGAAAAGGGCACCATCACGCTGGCGGCCTATCATGAAGGTGGCCATATCATCATCGAGGTCCGCGATGACGGCAAAGGCATCGATGTCGACAAGGTGAAGGCCAAGGTCGTCGAGCGCGGCCTTGCCACCGAGGCCGAAGTCGACAAGATGACGGATGCCCAGATCCACAAGTTCATCTTCGCGGCCGGTTTCTCGACCGCGGCGCAGGTGACGAGTGTCTCCGGCCGCGGCGTCGGCATGGATGTGGTGCGCAACAACATCGAGCTGATCGGTGGTACGGTCGATCTGCGTTCGACGCAGAACAAGGGCTCCAGCTTCATCATCAAGATTCCGCTGACGCTGGCCATCGTCTCGACGCTGATTGTCGAAGCGGGCGGTGACCGGTTTGCGATCCCGCAGCTGTCTGTGGTCGAACTGGTTCGCGTGCAAACCAATTCCGAACACCGGATCGAACGGATCAAGGACACGCCGGTTCTGCGCCTGCGCAACAAGCTCCTGCCGCTCGTGCACCTGTCTCAGCTGCTCGACATCTATGAAGGCGAGAACGTCGAGGAGGCGATTGACGCCGACAACGGCTTCATTGTCGTCATGCAGGTGGGCAGCCAGACATTCGGCGTTGTCGTCGACGGTGTCTTCCATACGGAGGAAATCGTGGTCAAGCCGATGTCGACGATGCTGCGCAATCTCGACATGTTCTCCGGCAACACCATTCTGGGAGACGGCTCGGTCATCATGATCATCGACCCGAACGGCATCGCCAGCGCGATGGCAAGCCATGCGTCCAGCGCCGTTGCCGAAAACCAGGAAGACGAGCAGGAAGACCTGCAGTTCAAGGCGATTTCCGGACAGAGTTCGATCTCGCTGCTGCTGTTCCGCGCCGGTGCGCCGGAGCCGAAGGCGGTGCCGCTGTCCCTGGTCACCCGCCTCGAGGAATTCGAGGTCTCGAAAATCGAACGGTCCAACGGCCGCGACCTGGTCCAGTACCGCGGTGCGCTCATGCCGCTGGTCTATCTGAACGACGGTGACAGCCACAAGACCGAAGGCACACAGCCGATGCTGGTGTTCTCGGACTCGGGCCGCTCCATGGGCCTTGTCGTCGACGAGATCGTCGACATCGTCGAGGATCGCATGAACATCGAGGTCGGTTCGGAACGTCCGGGCATTCTCGGTTCCGCGGTCGTGAAGGAACGGGCCACGGAGATCATCGATCTCGGCTATTACCTGCCGCAGGCCTTCGAAGACTGGTTCATGCGCAAGGAAATGGATATCGAGGCGCTGACCAAGAAGGTCCTGTTCGTCGACGACAGCTCGTTCTTCCGCAACATGCTCACGCCGGTTCTGAAGGCGGCGGGCTATGACGTGACCACGTGTAACGGTCCGCAGCAGGCGTTCGAGCTTCTGGAAAACGGCGACAAGTTCAACGCGATTGTCAGTGACATCGAGATGCCCGAGATCAACGGTTTCGAGTTCTGTGAATCGCTGCGCCGCGATCCGCGGTTCCGCAACATTCCGATCCTGGCCCTCTCGTCCATGGTGACGCCGGCCTCGATCGAACGCGGACGCCAGGCGGGCTTTGACGATTATGTCGCCAAATTCGACCGCCCGGGACTGATCGCCGCCCTGAAAGATGTCTTCTCCGGTGAAATGGGAGCTGCAGCATGA